Proteins encoded together in one Peribacillus asahii window:
- a CDS encoding LLM class flavin-dependent oxidoreductase, with amino-acid sequence MTKKQMKLGAFFNLPGHHVASWRHPSSGADRTLDLDYLIELAQTAERGKFDMVFFADVFGQSILENSSSGLKLDPVIIISALAAVTKNIGLTATLTTTYNEPFHVARKFGAIDHLSKGRAAWNVVTSANDSESLLFGKEKHLQHALRYERAEEFVDVVKKLWFSIEDETLVIDKEQGRFLDIDKVHPVNHEGEWFKVQGTLDSPSTPQGHPVIVQAGSSEVGKELAAKTAEVIFTAWQTLEEAQTFYRDVKGRLAKYGRKPEDLKIMPGVFITVAKTEEEALAKQRQLNSRILPEVGLAYLSNFTNIDLSGYDVDAPLPEFSTIEDETNPRIRYNIIRDIAKRENLQTIREIYERIAGARGHREIVGTPEQIADQLEEWFLNEGADGFNIMPPTFPDGLNDIVELVIPELQRRGLFRTEYESDTLRGNLGLSVPVHPSKKTAQITGK; translated from the coding sequence ATGACGAAAAAACAAATGAAATTAGGGGCGTTTTTCAATTTGCCTGGACATCATGTTGCGAGCTGGCGTCACCCTTCTTCAGGAGCGGATCGAACATTGGATTTAGATTATTTAATTGAATTAGCCCAAACGGCTGAGCGCGGTAAATTCGATATGGTGTTTTTTGCGGATGTATTTGGTCAATCTATTTTAGAAAATTCATCATCGGGATTGAAGCTCGATCCAGTCATTATTATTTCAGCGCTTGCAGCAGTTACGAAAAATATTGGATTAACCGCTACATTGACAACTACATACAACGAACCGTTCCATGTAGCGCGTAAATTTGGTGCTATTGATCATCTATCAAAAGGCCGGGCGGCTTGGAATGTAGTCACTTCAGCAAACGACAGTGAATCACTCCTTTTTGGTAAAGAAAAACATTTACAGCACGCGCTCCGCTATGAACGTGCAGAGGAATTTGTGGATGTTGTCAAGAAGCTATGGTTTTCGATTGAAGACGAGACACTTGTTATCGACAAGGAACAAGGTCGGTTTTTAGATATAGACAAGGTGCACCCGGTTAATCATGAGGGGGAATGGTTTAAGGTACAAGGGACGCTGGATTCGCCATCGACACCGCAAGGCCATCCGGTCATTGTGCAGGCTGGATCGTCCGAAGTTGGAAAAGAGCTTGCGGCAAAAACGGCGGAAGTTATTTTTACAGCATGGCAAACACTTGAAGAGGCTCAGACTTTCTATCGTGATGTAAAAGGGCGCCTAGCTAAATATGGCCGTAAGCCTGAGGATTTAAAAATTATGCCTGGTGTATTTATTACAGTGGCTAAAACGGAGGAAGAGGCACTTGCCAAACAGCGACAGCTGAATAGCCGTATTTTACCAGAAGTAGGTCTAGCCTATTTATCGAATTTCACCAATATTGATTTATCAGGATATGATGTGGATGCTCCGCTGCCGGAGTTTAGCACAATTGAAGATGAAACGAATCCGCGCATTCGCTACAATATCATTCGTGACATTGCAAAACGGGAAAATTTACAAACAATCCGTGAAATTTATGAGCGTATTGCGGGGGCACGCGGTCACCGGGAAATCGTTGGAACACCTGAACAGATTGCAGATCAATTAGAGGAGTGGTTCTTAAATGAAGGCGCAGATGGCTTTAACATTATGCCACCAACTTTCCCGGATGGCTTGAACGATATTGTTGAACTCGTAATCCCGGAACTACAGCGTCGAGGTTTATTCCGCACTGAATATGAGAGCGATACATTACGTGGAAATTTAGGACTTTCAGTACCTGTACATCCATCTAAAAAAACGGCACAAATAACAGGTAAGTAA
- the ssuE gene encoding NADPH-dependent FMN reductase, with translation MTKAVIINGGNTKKSRLTAIQQKVERFFEQEEINFHSLYVHELPATDLITANFASEDIQRANQQVAEADIVVILTPIYKASFTGILKTYLDLLPQKALEGKIVVPLAVGGSFGHLLAIEYALKPVLSVLGATEILNPVYVIDQQIERLATGGFRIEAEAEQRLTAELQKLLNVKISRLV, from the coding sequence ATGACTAAAGCAGTGATTATTAATGGAGGCAATACAAAGAAATCTCGTTTAACAGCTATTCAACAAAAGGTGGAAAGATTTTTTGAGCAAGAGGAAATCAACTTCCATTCGCTTTATGTACATGAGCTGCCAGCAACGGATTTAATTACAGCAAACTTTGCAAGCGAGGACATTCAGCGTGCTAATCAGCAAGTAGCAGAAGCAGACATTGTTGTCATTTTAACGCCTATTTATAAAGCTTCTTTTACAGGTATTTTAAAGACATATTTAGATTTATTGCCGCAAAAAGCATTAGAGGGAAAAATCGTTGTACCTTTGGCAGTAGGTGGCTCGTTTGGTCATCTTTTAGCCATTGAATATGCATTAAAGCCAGTATTATCGGTACTAGGTGCAACTGAAATTTTAAATCCGGTCTATGTTATTGATCAGCAAATTGAACGTTTAGCAACAGGCGGTTTCCGTATTGAGGCTGAAGCGGAGCAGCGATTAACCGCAGAATTACAAAAGCTGCTTAATGTAAAGATTAGTAGATTAGTTTAA